In Lewinellaceae bacterium, a single window of DNA contains:
- the ftsA gene encoding cell division protein FtsA translates to MDTNNHNPELAIALDIGTTKICAMAGRRDRHGKLEVMGFGKVDSEGVLRGVVSNIEKTVKAISEAVAAAQRSAGTEFRVVHVGIAGQHIKSLQHRGILTRDNDHTEISQRDIDRLVSDMYKLVLPPGDKILHVIPQEYTVDNEQGITDPIGMSGIRLEANFHIITGQISASNNIYRCVERTGLKVANMTLEPIASAAAVLSEEEKEAGVALVDIGGGTTDITVFKDGIIRHTAVVPFGGNVITKDIKEGCTVMGQQAEKLKIKFGSALADEVYDNRIISIPGLRGRDHKEVSEKNLARIIQARVEEILDYVLWEIRRSGFDRKLIAGIVLTGGGALLNHIDKLTEYHTGMSTRIGVPVEHLAHGYHEQLSSPIYATGVGLLMKGLDDLAAGRVSVPEPVRQEEGEEVFEDDPSGRWYEQLFRKTREWFEAEPDNEF, encoded by the coding sequence ATGGACACAAATAACCATAACCCCGAACTAGCCATTGCGCTGGATATTGGAACGACAAAAATCTGCGCCATGGCTGGCCGGCGCGACCGCCACGGCAAGCTCGAAGTAATGGGCTTCGGCAAGGTGGATTCTGAGGGTGTGCTCAGAGGCGTGGTTTCGAATATTGAAAAAACGGTGAAGGCCATCTCTGAGGCCGTCGCCGCCGCTCAACGCTCGGCCGGCACGGAGTTCAGGGTAGTGCACGTCGGCATTGCCGGCCAGCACATCAAGAGCCTTCAGCATCGTGGCATTCTAACCCGGGACAACGACCACACCGAGATCAGCCAGCGGGACATCGACCGGCTGGTCAGCGACATGTACAAGCTGGTGCTGCCTCCGGGCGATAAAATCCTTCATGTCATCCCCCAGGAATACACCGTCGACAACGAGCAGGGCATCACCGACCCCATCGGCATGTCCGGCATCCGGCTGGAAGCCAACTTCCACATCATCACCGGTCAAATCTCCGCTTCCAACAACATCTACCGTTGCGTGGAGCGCACCGGGCTGAAAGTGGCCAATATGACGCTGGAGCCCATCGCTTCCGCTGCGGCTGTGCTGAGCGAGGAGGAAAAGGAAGCGGGCGTTGCCCTGGTTGATATTGGCGGCGGCACGACCGATATTACCGTATTCAAGGATGGCATCATCCGGCATACGGCCGTGGTGCCCTTTGGCGGCAACGTCATCACCAAGGACATCAAGGAGGGTTGCACCGTCATGGGCCAGCAGGCGGAAAAGCTGAAGATCAAATTCGGTTCGGCCCTTGCCGATGAAGTGTACGACAACCGCATCATCTCCATTCCCGGCCTGAGAGGAAGGGATCACAAGGAAGTCTCGGAAAAGAACCTGGCTCGCATCATTCAGGCACGGGTAGAAGAAATACTGGATTACGTGCTCTGGGAGATCCGCCGTTCCGGTTTCGACCGCAAACTGATCGCCGGGATCGTCCTGACCGGAGGAGGGGCCTTGCTCAACCACATCGACAAACTAACGGAATACCACACCGGCATGAGCACGCGCATCGGCGTGCCGGTGGAGCATCTGGCGCACGGCTACCACGAACAACTGAGCAGCCCGATCTATGCAACCGGCGTTGGCCTGCTCATGAAAGGGCTCGACGACCTGGCCGCAGGCCGCGTCTCGGTGCCGGAACCAGTGCGGCAGGAAGAAGGAGAGGAGGTCTTTGAGGACGACCCCTCCGGGAGATGGTACGAACAGTTGTTCCGCAAGACCAGGGAATGGTTCGAAGCGGAACCGGACAACGAATTTTAA
- a CDS encoding cell division protein FtsQ, whose amino-acid sequence MIKSLHISAETLSTVKRASWIGLLFFAAFLVISAVERKEASLASELSIGIEPLPDGQLLIDDQDVRQAIERSFGYRLEGLPIGSIDVERLEKALEEEPLILDADVYIAANNRIKVGIVQRQPILRIMDNNGLNYYLDANGIKMPLSAHFAAKVIVATGNLPPHESQFLNRKRNTLKDAFLLTKLIREDEFLNALIEQIHVSNRGEITLVPKVGNHKIIFGKFDSAAKKLQRLKIFYKEALPYEGWNKYSEISLQYDGQVVCKKR is encoded by the coding sequence ATGATTAAGAGCCTACACATCAGCGCGGAAACACTAAGTACGGTGAAGCGGGCCAGTTGGATCGGGCTGTTGTTCTTTGCGGCTTTCCTGGTGATTTCGGCGGTAGAACGCAAGGAGGCAAGCCTGGCTTCCGAACTGTCAATCGGGATCGAGCCCCTGCCGGACGGCCAACTCCTGATCGATGATCAGGATGTGCGCCAGGCCATCGAACGCAGTTTCGGATACCGGCTGGAAGGCTTGCCCATCGGCTCTATCGACGTGGAGCGGCTCGAAAAGGCCCTGGAGGAAGAGCCTTTGATCCTCGATGCAGATGTCTACATCGCCGCCAACAACCGGATAAAGGTGGGCATCGTGCAACGGCAGCCCATCCTCCGCATCATGGATAACAACGGCCTGAATTACTACCTGGACGCCAATGGCATAAAGATGCCTTTGTCGGCGCACTTTGCAGCTAAGGTGATCGTGGCCACCGGCAACCTGCCGCCCCACGAGTCCCAGTTCCTGAACCGGAAGCGCAATACCCTGAAGGATGCGTTCCTGCTGACGAAACTGATCCGGGAGGATGAATTCCTGAATGCGCTGATCGAACAGATTCACGTGAGCAACCGGGGGGAGATCACCCTGGTGCCCAAAGTGGGCAACCACAAGATCATTTTCGGAAAATTTGATTCAGCGGCTAAAAAGCTGCAGCGGTTGAAAATATTCTACAAAGAAGCGCTGCCCTACGAGGGCTGGAACAAGTACTCGGAGATCAGCCTTCAGTACGACGGGCAGGTGGTCTGTAAAAAACGTTAA
- a CDS encoding UDP-N-acetylmuramate--L-alanine ligase: MKLNDIKKVYFIGIGGIGMSALARYFNGRGAEVHGYDKTETLLTKKLVEEGMQIHYAEEVSQVPDGVDLVVYTPAVPASHKELVFFRASGIPVKKRAEVLGIISRGMKTVAVAGTHGKTTTSSILAYLLRCGGIDCTAFLGGIAMNFGSNFVEGHSDWVVVEADEFDRSFLHLSPNIAVILSMDADHLDIYGDRETLLETGFRAFAAKVEKGGRLYVHYRWLEELGDWPFAESYGIGQGTYRSENVRVEDGYFTFDYRSPSHHIDGLQLALPGRHNVENATAALSVALQLGVEEAAIREGLRSFRGIRRRFEILYRSEGRAYIDDYAHHPSELAAAIGAARELFPGKRITGIFQPHLYSRTRDFADGFAEALDQLDEILLVEIYPARELPIEGVESRLLLSKMKKREKRLASKAGLLEEVEKSHPEVLLTLGAGDIDTFREPIVAYFEKTGTHD; the protein is encoded by the coding sequence ATGAAACTGAACGACATTAAAAAAGTGTACTTCATTGGGATCGGAGGCATAGGGATGAGCGCCCTGGCGCGCTACTTCAACGGAAGGGGCGCCGAAGTGCACGGATACGACAAAACGGAAACCCTGCTCACCAAAAAGTTGGTGGAAGAGGGGATGCAAATACACTATGCCGAGGAGGTGAGCCAGGTACCTGACGGGGTAGACCTGGTAGTTTACACGCCGGCGGTGCCCGCCAGCCACAAGGAACTCGTTTTTTTCAGAGCATCCGGAATTCCGGTGAAAAAACGGGCCGAAGTGCTGGGCATCATCAGCCGCGGCATGAAAACGGTGGCGGTTGCGGGCACCCACGGAAAAACGACCACTTCCTCGATCCTGGCCTATTTGCTGCGCTGCGGGGGTATTGATTGCACCGCTTTCCTGGGTGGGATCGCTATGAACTTCGGCTCTAACTTTGTCGAAGGGCATTCGGATTGGGTAGTCGTGGAAGCGGACGAGTTCGACCGTTCCTTCCTGCATCTCAGCCCGAATATTGCGGTCATCCTGTCGATGGACGCCGACCACCTGGATATTTACGGCGACCGGGAAACGCTCCTGGAGACGGGCTTCCGGGCCTTCGCCGCAAAAGTGGAAAAGGGCGGGCGCCTGTACGTCCATTACCGGTGGCTGGAAGAGCTGGGCGATTGGCCTTTCGCGGAGAGCTACGGCATTGGGCAGGGAACCTACCGCTCCGAAAATGTACGGGTAGAAGACGGGTATTTCACCTTTGACTACCGCAGCCCTTCGCACCACATCGACGGGCTGCAGTTGGCGCTGCCCGGCCGCCACAACGTGGAGAATGCCACCGCCGCCCTGTCGGTAGCGCTGCAACTGGGCGTTGAAGAGGCGGCCATACGCGAGGGCCTGCGCAGCTTCCGCGGCATTCGCCGCCGTTTTGAAATACTGTACCGCTCGGAGGGCAGGGCATACATCGACGACTACGCCCACCACCCTTCGGAGCTGGCGGCGGCCATCGGCGCCGCCCGGGAGTTGTTTCCGGGGAAGAGGATAACCGGCATTTTTCAGCCCCACCTCTACTCGCGGACCCGAGATTTTGCGGATGGATTCGCCGAAGCGCTGGATCAACTGGATGAAATCCTGCTGGTGGAAATCTATCCGGCGCGGGAGCTGCCCATCGAGGGCGTTGAATCCCGGCTGCTGTTGAGCAAAATGAAAAAACGGGAAAAACGCCTGGCGAGCAAGGCCGGCCTTCTGGAGGAGGTGGAAAAATCTCATCCGGAAGTGCTGCTGACGCTGGGCGCCGGAGATATCGACACGTTCAGAGAACCTATAGTAGCTTATTTCGAAAAAACAGGCACTCATGATTAA
- the murG gene encoding undecaprenyldiphospho-muramoylpentapeptide beta-N-acetylglucosaminyltransferase, with amino-acid sequence MNLKPKIIISGGGSGGHIFPAIAIADAIKEKQPDAEFLFVGAKGKMEMEKIPKAGYPIEGLWISGFHRQLTLRNLLFPLKLASSLLGAWRIISRFKPDVVVGVGGFASGPLLEVASRRGLPTLIQEQNSYAGVTNRLLAKKVDKACVAYQGMERFFPAEKLVLTGNPVRKALQNGLPGREQGAAHFGLDSQKPILLVFGGSLGARSINQAMAANAGRLKERQEVQMLWQYGQLYEEQFGQCETARLPNVKAQAFIDRMDLAYAMADVIICRSGALTISELQFVGKPAIFIPSPNVAEDHQTKNALALVEAGAAWVVRDEDAKELAVAKALDLLGDEGARKQLGGNIRKQAMPGAAGRIAEEVLKLARRGQGMRE; translated from the coding sequence TTGAACCTCAAACCAAAAATAATCATCTCCGGCGGCGGCAGCGGCGGGCACATTTTCCCCGCCATCGCCATCGCCGACGCGATAAAGGAAAAGCAGCCCGATGCCGAGTTCCTCTTTGTAGGAGCAAAAGGCAAGATGGAGATGGAAAAGATTCCGAAAGCGGGATACCCCATCGAAGGGCTGTGGATCAGCGGTTTTCACCGCCAGTTGACATTGCGGAATTTGCTGTTTCCCCTCAAACTGGCCAGCAGCCTGCTGGGCGCCTGGCGCATCATTAGCCGGTTTAAGCCGGATGTGGTGGTCGGCGTCGGGGGATTTGCCAGCGGCCCGCTGCTGGAAGTGGCTTCCCGGCGTGGTTTGCCCACCCTGATTCAGGAGCAGAATTCTTACGCAGGGGTGACCAACCGGCTGCTGGCCAAAAAGGTGGACAAAGCTTGTGTGGCCTACCAGGGCATGGAGCGCTTCTTCCCGGCGGAGAAGCTGGTTCTTACCGGAAACCCGGTGCGCAAGGCCCTGCAAAACGGCCTGCCCGGCCGGGAGCAAGGCGCCGCCCATTTCGGATTGGATTCCCAAAAGCCCATCCTGCTCGTATTCGGGGGCAGCCTGGGCGCGCGGTCGATCAACCAGGCCATGGCCGCCAATGCCGGCCGCCTGAAAGAACGGCAGGAGGTGCAAATGCTTTGGCAGTACGGGCAGCTTTATGAAGAGCAGTTTGGCCAGTGCGAAACCGCCCGGCTGCCCAACGTGAAGGCGCAGGCCTTCATCGACCGGATGGACCTGGCCTACGCCATGGCCGATGTGATCATCTGCCGCTCGGGCGCGCTTACCATCTCGGAATTGCAATTCGTAGGGAAGCCAGCCATTTTCATCCCCTCGCCTAATGTGGCGGAGGACCATCAGACGAAAAATGCCCTGGCCCTGGTGGAAGCAGGTGCCGCCTGGGTCGTCCGGGATGAAGACGCCAAAGAACTGGCTGTCGCCAAAGCCCTGGATTTGCTCGGCGACGAGGGCGCCAGAAAACAACTGGGCGGGAATATCCGCAAGCAGGCGATGCCCGGCGCCGCCGGCCGCATTGCGGAGGAGGTGCTGAAACTGGCCCGGCGCGGGCAGGGGATGCGAGAATAG
- a CDS encoding FtsW/RodA/SpoVE family cell cycle protein encodes MSIGTRIYAELRGDRSIWAIMAVLSIFSILVVYSSTGTLAYREMAGNTETLLIKHFMIVVGGLFLAYLAHLVHYLRYSKAAPFLLLLSVPLLVYTIAFGADINDARRWITVPFVGITFQTSDFAKLALILYVARAISSKQDYIKDFNSAFLPIIVPVLIICGLIAPADLSSAILLFFTCVCMMFVGRVALQYIVLLLLLGIVVFAMLVLLGEFFPEIIRSETWVSRVRDFVDKPDGGYQVQQAKIAMANGEWFGLGPGNSIQRNYLPSPYSDFIYAIVVEEYGIFIGILLILLYVLLFFRATRLVTKSPKAFGAMLAMGLSISLVLQAFINIAVSVHLVPVTGVTLPMISMGGTSILFTCISFGMILSVSKYIESVS; translated from the coding sequence ATGTCAATAGGAACGAGAATATACGCAGAATTGAGAGGTGACCGTTCGATATGGGCCATCATGGCGGTATTGTCAATCTTCTCTATCCTGGTTGTGTACAGTTCGACGGGGACCCTGGCCTACCGCGAGATGGCCGGCAATACGGAAACCCTTCTTATAAAGCACTTTATGATCGTCGTCGGAGGCCTTTTTCTGGCTTACCTGGCTCATCTGGTGCATTATCTGCGGTATTCCAAGGCAGCCCCCTTTCTGCTGTTGTTGTCGGTTCCGTTGCTGGTCTACACCATCGCTTTCGGGGCCGACATCAACGACGCCCGGCGCTGGATCACGGTGCCTTTTGTCGGGATCACTTTCCAAACGTCAGACTTTGCCAAGCTGGCCCTCATCCTTTATGTAGCCCGGGCCATTTCCAGCAAGCAGGATTACATCAAGGACTTCAACAGCGCCTTCCTGCCGATTATCGTGCCCGTCCTCATCATCTGCGGGCTGATTGCGCCGGCAGACCTCTCTTCGGCCATACTGCTGTTTTTTACTTGTGTGTGCATGATGTTCGTCGGTCGGGTAGCCTTGCAGTACATCGTCTTGCTGCTGCTGCTGGGCATCGTCGTTTTTGCGATGCTGGTGCTGCTCGGCGAGTTTTTCCCGGAGATCATCCGTTCCGAGACGTGGGTCAGCCGGGTCCGGGATTTTGTGGATAAACCGGACGGGGGGTACCAGGTGCAACAGGCCAAGATTGCCATGGCCAACGGGGAATGGTTTGGGCTGGGGCCGGGCAACAGCATTCAGCGCAACTACCTGCCTTCTCCTTATTCGGATTTCATCTACGCCATCGTAGTGGAGGAATACGGCATTTTTATCGGCATCCTGCTCATCCTGTTGTACGTGCTGCTGTTTTTCCGCGCCACGCGGCTGGTGACCAAGAGCCCCAAGGCTTTCGGCGCCATGTTGGCCATGGGGTTGAGCATCAGCCTGGTGTTGCAGGCCTTTATCAACATAGCTGTTTCGGTGCACCTGGTGCCGGTGACGGGCGTTACTCTGCCCATGATCAGCATGGGAGGCACGTCAATCCTGTTTACCTGTATTTCGTTCGGAATGATATTGAGCGTGAGTAAGTACATAGAGTCGGTGAGTTAA
- the murD gene encoding UDP-N-acetylmuramoyl-L-alanine--D-glutamate ligase, translating to MNLVILGAGESGIGSALLARKHGHDVFVSDRGAIKESYKSELKSNGIAYEEQQHSWDRIAAADEVVKSPGIPDRVPIIKELVSKGIPVISEIEFAGRYTTAKLIGITGSNGKTTTTRLAHHLLETAGFEAGMAGNVGKSFARSLSEERQPACYVLELSSFQLDGIQSFRPDIAMLLNITPDHLDRYEYEMQNYIRSKFRIAMNQQPEDVFLFNVEDENIGGYMQTHRLKPRLLPISSGMAEAGRLHVGGSAFDLQQSSLRGRHNLMNALFALAAAKLWGADDEALQQGLNTFVNVAHRMERVALIDGVEYINDSKATNVDAVYYALEAMDKPVVWIAGGQDKGNDYGPLMSLVKEKVRALVCLGVDNRKLLDTFAGKAGDMTEAGSAEAAVAQAAALARPGDVVLLSPACASFDLFKNYEDRGEQFKEAVRSRMHGG from the coding sequence ATGAACCTCGTTATCCTCGGCGCCGGCGAAAGCGGCATTGGTTCGGCCTTACTGGCCAGAAAACATGGGCATGATGTCTTCGTCTCCGACAGGGGGGCGATAAAGGAATCGTACAAAAGCGAGCTGAAAAGCAACGGCATAGCATACGAGGAACAGCAGCACAGCTGGGATCGCATTGCCGCGGCGGATGAAGTGGTGAAAAGCCCCGGCATCCCGGACCGCGTTCCGATTATAAAAGAACTGGTAAGCAAAGGCATACCGGTGATATCTGAAATTGAATTTGCAGGCCGTTACACCACGGCAAAGCTGATCGGGATAACCGGCAGCAACGGCAAGACGACTACCACCCGGTTGGCTCATCACCTGTTGGAAACGGCGGGATTTGAGGCAGGCATGGCTGGAAATGTGGGCAAAAGCTTTGCCCGCAGCCTGAGCGAAGAGCGGCAGCCTGCCTGCTATGTGCTCGAGCTGAGCAGCTTTCAGCTCGACGGCATACAGTCTTTTCGCCCCGACATTGCCATGCTGCTCAACATTACTCCCGACCACCTCGACCGGTACGAGTACGAGATGCAGAACTACATCCGCTCGAAGTTCCGGATCGCGATGAACCAGCAGCCGGAGGATGTATTCCTCTTTAATGTAGAGGATGAAAACATCGGAGGGTACATGCAAACCCACCGGCTGAAGCCGCGCCTGCTGCCCATCAGCAGCGGGATGGCCGAAGCGGGCCGGCTGCACGTCGGCGGCAGCGCCTTCGACCTGCAGCAAAGCAGCCTGAGGGGGCGCCACAATCTGATGAACGCGCTCTTCGCGCTGGCGGCAGCCAAACTGTGGGGCGCCGACGACGAGGCCCTGCAACAGGGGTTGAACACCTTCGTCAACGTGGCGCACCGCATGGAACGGGTGGCCCTTATCGACGGAGTGGAATACATCAACGACAGCAAAGCCACCAACGTGGATGCCGTCTACTACGCCCTGGAAGCTATGGACAAACCCGTAGTTTGGATCGCCGGCGGGCAGGACAAGGGCAACGATTACGGCCCGCTCATGAGCCTGGTAAAGGAAAAAGTCCGGGCGCTGGTGTGCCTGGGCGTTGACAACCGGAAATTGCTGGATACTTTCGCCGGAAAAGCCGGCGACATGACAGAGGCGGGCAGCGCCGAAGCAGCGGTGGCGCAGGCCGCCGCGCTGGCCCGGCCAGGAGATGTGGTCCTGCTTTCGCCGGCCTGCGCCAGCTTCGACCTTTTTAAAAACTATGAGGACCGCGGGGAGCAGTTTAAAGAAGCTGTCCGCAGCAGAATGCATGGCGGGTGA
- a CDS encoding phospho-N-acetylmuramoyl-pentapeptide-transferase, whose translation MLIELVDWLTGHFGDIKGARLFHYITFRAGLAAILSLAISMIFGGRVIRYLQRLQVGETVRDLGLAGEKKKEGTPTMGGVIIIMAIIVPCLLLCRLDNVYIVLLVISTIWMATIGFIDDFIKVFLKNKQGLRGRFKVLGQVGLGLLIALTMILSDKIVVRMDVEEADALGYTEIIGDTILVENTANPMAPAEEKGDYKTNLTNVPFLKGNRLDYSWLLPIGHEKGSRWVWLIFVPLVIFVVTAVSNAANLTDGLDGLATGVSGIIGATLGIFAYVSGNAIAANYLSILHLPGAGELLIFSACFVGACLGFLWYNANPAQVFMGDTGSLTLGGIIAAMCILLRKELLIPILCGIFLVENLSVVIQVAYFKYTKRKYGEGRRIFLMSPLHHHYQKKGMPEVKIVVRFWIVGILLAVFTIITLKIR comes from the coding sequence ATGCTAATTGAACTTGTAGATTGGTTGACGGGTCATTTCGGGGATATAAAGGGCGCCAGGCTTTTCCACTACATTACTTTTCGTGCCGGATTAGCCGCCATTCTGTCCCTGGCGATCTCTATGATCTTCGGAGGAAGGGTCATCCGGTACCTGCAGCGCCTGCAGGTGGGAGAGACCGTGCGCGACCTGGGGCTGGCCGGCGAAAAGAAAAAGGAAGGAACGCCTACCATGGGCGGGGTGATCATCATCATGGCCATTATTGTTCCCTGCTTGTTGCTGTGCCGGCTGGACAACGTCTACATCGTTCTCCTCGTCATCAGCACCATCTGGATGGCAACCATCGGCTTTATCGACGATTTCATCAAGGTGTTTCTAAAAAACAAACAGGGCCTGCGCGGCCGGTTCAAAGTGCTGGGCCAGGTAGGCCTGGGTTTGCTGATCGCCCTGACCATGATCCTCAGCGACAAGATCGTCGTGCGGATGGATGTTGAAGAAGCCGATGCACTGGGATACACGGAGATCATAGGCGATACCATTTTGGTTGAAAATACCGCCAACCCGATGGCGCCAGCTGAGGAAAAGGGAGATTATAAAACGAACCTGACCAATGTGCCCTTCCTCAAAGGCAACCGCCTGGATTATTCCTGGCTGCTGCCCATCGGCCATGAAAAAGGCTCCCGGTGGGTGTGGCTCATCTTCGTGCCGCTGGTCATTTTCGTGGTGACCGCCGTTTCCAACGCCGCCAACCTGACCGACGGGCTCGATGGGCTGGCGACCGGGGTTTCCGGCATCATCGGAGCAACGCTGGGAATTTTTGCCTACGTCTCCGGAAATGCGATCGCCGCCAACTACCTGAGCATACTCCACCTGCCCGGGGCGGGGGAACTGCTCATCTTTTCGGCCTGTTTCGTGGGAGCCTGTCTCGGTTTCCTATGGTACAATGCCAACCCCGCGCAGGTTTTCATGGGAGATACCGGAAGCCTGACCCTGGGAGGGATCATCGCCGCCATGTGCATCCTGCTCCGCAAAGAGCTTTTGATCCCCATACTCTGCGGCATCTTCCTGGTGGAAAATCTCTCAGTGGTCATTCAGGTGGCCTACTTTAAATATACAAAGCGAAAATACGGCGAAGGGCGCCGCATCTTCCTGATGTCTCCCCTGCATCACCACTATCAGAAAAAAGGGATGCCTGAGGTGAAGATCGTCGTCCGTTTCTGGATCGTCGGCATCCTCCTGGCGGTGTTTACGATCATAACGCTGAAAATTAGATAA
- a CDS encoding UDP-N-acetylmuramoyl-L-alanyl-D-glutamate--2,6-diaminopimelate ligase, which translates to MELNKLIEPLDIIALEGPSSRTVEHIGFDSRKVQPGSLFAAVRGTQADGHQFIDKAIGQGAAIVLAEELPERRQQGITYIQVADSATALGLMADRFFGEPSKALKLVGVTGTNGKTTTATLLHSLFTALGYKAGLLSTVRNLIGQSPMDATHTTPDAVAVNALLREMADAGCDYAFMEVSSHAAHQRRIVGLHFAGGIFTNISHDHLDYHKTFKAYIDAKKMFFDILPKTAFALVNADDRRGEVMVQNTRAKKYTYSLRSMASFKAKILENSITGLHLEIGGKEVFSRLIGEFNAYNLLAAYGAAILLEQDEMETLTALSRLPAAEGRFDYVTGPEGKRTGIVDYAHTPDALEKVLSTIHQLRQGNSRIITVVGCGGDRDKAKRPKMAKVACDYSDQVVLTSDNPRTEDPEAIIAEMQAGVPPYASRKVLAITGRREAIRTACRLAQDEDIILVAGKGHEKYQETNGVKHPFDDKEVLALALAE; encoded by the coding sequence ATGGAATTGAATAAACTGATAGAACCGCTTGACATCATTGCCTTGGAGGGGCCTTCCTCCCGAACCGTGGAGCACATCGGCTTTGATTCGAGGAAGGTACAGCCCGGCAGCCTTTTCGCTGCCGTCAGAGGCACCCAGGCCGACGGGCATCAGTTTATCGACAAGGCCATCGGGCAGGGAGCAGCCATCGTGCTGGCGGAAGAGCTGCCGGAACGGCGGCAGCAAGGGATAACTTACATTCAGGTGGCCGACAGTGCAACGGCGCTCGGCCTGATGGCCGACCGCTTTTTCGGGGAGCCATCCAAAGCGTTGAAATTGGTGGGAGTGACAGGCACCAACGGCAAGACGACAACCGCAACCTTGCTGCACAGCCTGTTTACTGCCCTGGGCTACAAAGCAGGCCTTTTGTCGACCGTGCGCAACCTCATCGGGCAGAGCCCTATGGATGCTACGCATACGACCCCTGATGCCGTGGCGGTTAATGCCCTGCTGCGGGAAATGGCCGATGCCGGCTGCGATTACGCCTTCATGGAGGTGAGCTCTCATGCCGCTCACCAGCGGCGAATCGTCGGCCTGCACTTCGCCGGGGGCATTTTTACCAATATCAGCCACGACCACCTGGACTATCACAAAACGTTCAAGGCATATATAGATGCCAAAAAAATGTTCTTTGACATTTTGCCCAAAACAGCTTTTGCCCTCGTCAATGCCGACGACCGGCGGGGAGAGGTAATGGTTCAGAACACCCGGGCAAAGAAGTATACCTACAGCTTGCGGTCGATGGCCAGCTTTAAGGCGAAAATTCTGGAGAACAGCATCACGGGGCTTCATCTGGAGATAGGCGGCAAAGAAGTTTTCAGCCGCCTCATCGGGGAGTTCAACGCCTACAACCTGCTGGCCGCTTATGGCGCCGCCATACTGCTGGAGCAGGATGAGATGGAAACGCTGACTGCCCTCAGCCGATTGCCCGCCGCCGAAGGGCGGTTCGACTATGTCACCGGCCCAGAGGGGAAGCGGACGGGCATCGTCGATTACGCCCACACGCCCGACGCGCTGGAAAAAGTGCTGAGCACCATCCACCAGCTTCGGCAAGGCAACAGCCGGATCATCACGGTGGTGGGGTGCGGAGGCGACCGCGATAAGGCCAAGCGGCCCAAGATGGCCAAAGTCGCCTGTGATTACAGCGACCAGGTGGTACTGACTTCGGATAACCCGCGGACGGAAGACCCGGAAGCCATCATCGCTGAGATGCAGGCCGGCGTCCCCCCCTATGCCAGCCGAAAGGTACTGGCCATCACCGGGCGCCGGGAGGCCATCCGCACTGCCTGCCGCCTGGCGCAGGATGAGGACATCATCCTGGTGGCCGGCAAAGGGCATGAGAAGTATCAGGAAACCAACGGCGTAAAGCACCCCTTCGACGACAAAGAGGTGCTGGCCCTGGCCCTGGCGGAATGA